CGAAAAGCCCTTCTAAATCTTCTCACCTTGGCAGATGAACAGCTAAATTATACTGACTTGGATTACGAAAACATTCCTTTGGAAAAAAGTAACTCTACATAgtttattttggaaatatacatattttctttacCATTTTTACAGGCAGAAATTATGGTACTTCACTCGTTGTTGCACACATCCAACCAATAATCCAATTCCTTGCGGATGCTGTAAACTCTTCTGAGATGAAATTCAGTCAGAGCAATTTGGACTTATTGAGCAAGTGAGCTCTATTGTTCTTCTCTttactccttcttttttttctgctactcttcaactctttttttttttgcagacttTCAATCTACACCCCTGATGGAGACCTCGCTCGCAACATGGCATCCACTATCTTGGGACACCTGGAAAGAAAGTTACCAAGAGAAGCAACTTTGAAGAAATTGCTGGATGTTCTTGGAAGTTTGATGAGAACCGTAAAGGGATCGAAGGAATTCTTGAGGTTTATCATCATCAGTTCAGCTTCATTTGTTGGGTTTATTGGGTAATTAGAAGATCACCTACATCACTATTTTTAGACGCGTTGGTCCTTTATTCTCCAAGGTAGAGGGTCGCACGTGTCGCGAGCCATTAGTACGGATAGTGGAAGGACTGCAGGCGAATCCAGAGGTCAGCGACGATATCAAAGATCTGCTGGGATTAGTGTCTGATCTTGAAAGCTGGGATCGAAGTCGTGTGGATGAGCCGGACCAGGATCGACGTCATGCTGCTTACGCTAGGCTAAACGATGTGAGTCTTGATTGGTCGATATCTCTTGATGATAGTACGAGTGTACTACTATTTGTCGATGCCCGATTAGATGTATATCTGCTCCTGTAGTATTCTGTCACGATTTTTCCTCCACTTATCATTCTTACGTGCATTTTGGCCTCTGTCGGAAGCCATCCACATCCTGCTCGCTGGttcaagttaaaggcatcaccccacgaatctgaggtggtgcagatttcaggtggagtattcgtatacgggatgggagactacggagagggaggtgattccgtccatttcttgctaattgccgtaaaaaacggctcggaagatgcggtgctgcacaagactggcgcgctccaatcgaacctcttgtacaaaatggtgcgccaaaacgaatgaagccgtatcttccgggccgttttttacggcaattaggaagaaatggacggaatcacctccctctccgcagtctcccatcctgtatacgaatactccacctgaaatctgcaccacctcagattcgtggggtgatgcctttaagagcatTAATCATTCGCGTAAAAAGTCTAGTGGATACTGCAAGCGAATGCAGTACATCGGCTATCGTTGGTTGTTTGCTCAACTTAGGATCTTTTTTCGAAGATGAATATAATTTGATGACCTTGTTTGTCAAAAGGTGCGTATGAATGTTGCTAGATTCTAGCAACGGAAGAAATTGAACAGCGGCGCTCCGATGTTCACATGGAAGAACTGTTTTTGTCAACTTAGCACCGAACAACAATTCTGGTCATTGTCGTCATTGCAACGACGTTTTCCTCGATTGCATGCTATGACTGTGATAACACGGCTGCTATGGATGTCACGCAGAGAAAACTAACACATGAAAGTGAAAACGATATCTCCACTGATCATGTCTATCTTTCCTTCAAATTCACTTGAAACATGATATTTTCAGATGATAGCgtcatgttttgctttttttgtgggTGGCACGTCCATGCCTTGACTCCCCTTATGGAATCATTCATTAGAGTAGAGTATCTCTTTCAGATGAGAGTTTGTGAGAGAATGCGGGAGGTCCCGAACCGAAGGGTCCTCTCTCAGAATATGGACGAACTATTCTAGACAACAATTCCTCTAAGTGAGAAAAATCAACGTTGACGAaattttaaaaggataaaaacttaaaaaatctATGTGACATTATTGTTAACATAATCGCATTATTTTCGTTGATCTCACTATCGCTAGCCTATTGGAAATCtgcgtcaaaaaaaaatcgtgaaacGATCACATACGCATTGTTTGAGTATCTAATATCATCTGAATGCGTAGTGCACATACGAGGCTCAGTCGATGTGAGTCTAAGCTGAGACACAGAGCTCATAATGATGCGTTACGTAGTTTCACACGAGACTTCGGTCGGGATTCGCGAGCCTGAGCAGCAGAGTTTCATACGACCGCGAAAGGAGAGGAGTAGCGACTAAGATCattctttcttaaaaattgACTGGAAATTGAGAACTTACGCTTACGCGAAACGCTTCAactgactttttttaaaaggaaatatCCGTGTTTTCAAACTCTTATTTTTCGACCTCTGAGGGTTCTTCTGTTCGCACAGCAGCTATCTTGTGTGCAACGACAATAGAGATGCACTTATTATGACAACAACTAATGAGACTGAGGAGACAAAGCGCTACTGCAATAGATTTAGTCTCACCCACATATACGAACGATGGAACCAAATGTTTACGTAGTGCTAACGAGCTTTACATAGCGTGCGGTTCATAATCGTAATTTTAAGACTGAAAGGTAACACCAAGCAGTGGGTCTCCATAAAACACACATGGTTCCAATTGTTTATCGAACAAATTTAATAGCTTCATAAAAGCTCCCTCAAATTAGGCTTTTTAGAGgtgattagaaagaaattatggTTCGCACTATTACGAAGCTAGTCCTGAAAATTCCTCTCTGGATTTTATAGGTGGTTGCTGCATGGACGTTAATAGGTGGGTCATTCAGTACAGGTGTGCGCGAAAATTCTTGCAATATTTGCTAGTCTAAAAGGTTAATGTAGAAGGTAGTGCATAGCGGGAGTACTGTACTCGTTTGATCTGCAGGGGTAATCATCGTTGTgggttttcttcgttttcaatAAAGAACGAATGTTGGGATTATAAAAAGATTAAATGATAAATGCAAATCTTGCTGCTCCTGTTATTTTCAGACATACTTCTCTGCCTTGTCCTAGTAATTTATGCTGTGAATTCCCCGAGTTAAATGaatcgtcattttttttcgggtttTTAACGGTAATCTTCCACATGTGCTCACGCTCCGTGTAGGACGTGTCCTCCAAAAATTAGAATACATGAATGCGCCAGCGATTCACTAATGCAAATTCAcgtttaaaatgattttttcggATGTATGCCGCATCACTCAGGCTGGTAACAACTGTTTCTGACGCGGTTCTATAAAAACGATTAATTATGTGATATTTTGAACACTTTCTGCGTCTACTCCGACTTGGTTAGCTCTAGCGAAAAAATGAGGGCAGCATATGCATCCACACGCAGCTCCTCTTTTTGCGATATTCACGTTCTAAGTTGAGACTCTTGAATCATAATTTCATAGAGAatttgcctttttttaaaaagtgttcTTCATTCTTAAAAAGCTacgaattcattttttcttgctgtggGACTTTTGTCTTTTCCCATCTGTGGATGGCTGCATCTAACCTCGTCGGAAACTGCGCCTCTTTGCTCTATCTCTATCTCCCTCGCTTTCTGTTGCACTCCTCATCTTCCTCTCTCCTTTTCTGCGTTTTTCTCTAGCAAAAGCGTCTATATAAACTAGTACAAGCTCAACTTGCAGCGAAACTTGATTTGAGTTTGAACTGCAGGTGgtatttgatgaaaaaaggttttttccaCTAGCTTTCGATGTACGATCGATGCCCTCACACTTATCCTTCAGGTATGGCGTGCTGAAAAGATCGTCAGTTTGGACGTTTTGCGGATATTCGTGCACGCTCATTTCCACACTTATAGCACTGTGAGTTTAAGTTCTTTTTAGAAACCCGCATTTTTGTTCTCCTATTGATTCCATTTAGGTCAACGATATATCGTTGCGTACATCGTCGGCAGCGAATCTACGCTATCTAATAGTATACTTTGCGAGAAGCGCTTAtgaggaaaaggagaaaacgcTTCTCCTCAATTCGGACCTCATTCATGTTGTATCCCTTGGGCTGCGGTCTCAGAAAGATGTAtgcggactttttttttgtcttttttcgaGCTAAAAGTATGATGTGGTTTCTGTTCAGATAGTGCGAGAAGAATCCGTAAAATGTCTCGTTTCACTAATTGATGGATTCATTGAGCATAACCATTTGAAACAATTGGCTCAATTGCGAAATACAGAAGaggatttggattttttcaccAATATCATTCATATTCAggtatatttttttccacggGGTTATTAatttagaacatttttccTGTATAATTGTATTACTTTGTAAATCCTTATGAATTGGATTtattttcgaagatttttaAAGGCTATTTAGTCAGAGACCTGCCGAAAATCGTTTCACGGCGTTTCATTCCTCTCGTATTATGGATTTTCCACCATTTAATGTATCGGCATCTGTGCACCATATGTCGCATTACTTGTGCATGCTTAGATGAGATAATACTCCATTCCGAAAGTTAATCCAATGACCCCCTTTCTGACTTTGGTCTTTCATTGGCGTATTATCACgcatctacttttttttgttgcgaagTTTTGATGCACATTATCGTCATCTGAATCATGAGGAATTAGGCTGCGATTTCTCGTGCGATTTCTGCGTGGAAATTCAAATTCGAAAACAATTCCCAAATCTGTGATTGATGTCTTTTTGCATGCTTGTTATATTTATGAGtatgagattttttctaaaatatctgGAACAGAACATTCTTTTCCATCAACAGTGctcaatattttaaaattatttcgaCATGTTTATGGAAGGGTGTTCATTTAGAATCCGTATAGATTTGATGTTAAACAAGTAAATCATGAGTCTCCTCTGTAGAATTGGATCTTTTGTGATTTGAGTGAACGAAGTAATTGTGCTTTCAATTTCGCTCTTGACTAACCATCTCAAGATTTATAGAGTTAGAATGGGATTATGAAGCTCTAAGTTCTTTGCTAGCTCCATAGTTACTTATGAATGTTTTTCGGATGCTAGTAGGATAGATTCAGCAATTGCGTCgaaaattatatatttttgcgatttttaattacttaatttctattttttatattacgtgttttttggtattttcttAGAGACTTCCATTAAATGAATGACCGTTTCAGTATCACCGACGCCAACGCGCTGTACATCGCCTTGTTGAACAATTAAGCGATGgaaaggttcttttttttcgaaaaaaaaaatgttcctagattcttcatcctttatttcattgtctttatttttgaagatgtGTTTATTTAGGTAACTATTTCCTTCGAAGTTCTCAATAAGTATCTTATTCCGATAGTTATTCCATATCTTACCAACACCGATAGCAAGCTATCTGGTAAGAAGCCTCTACTTCCTAGCGGTTTTAGAAGATACcacatttcttttgatttttagcGTTGTCTGACGAATGCCTTCGTCTTCTCAAATACACGATGGAAACGGCCTCTTGGTCAAAATATTTGTCCTGCTTGGAATCGTGGTTAAAGCATTTGAGCCAACAAGAGGATAATCAGAAAGCTATCGTTAGGTGAGAATGACTTTGCCGAGAATTGAttagtttttaaatttaaatttgctCAGAATTATCGTTGCTGTTGTGGACGCATTCCATTTTGAAGTCGCGGATGGTGATGAAACTGTTAATGAGGAAAGAAGCAACGATTTACGTATATCTGTACGCGACAAGCTGAACAAGGAAATATTGCCAAGGCTTACGAAATGCATCAATGGAAAAGTATGCTTAGATGTTTCTAAACTcgatcgagaaaaaaatatgcgaaTTTTTATAGCTTTGGGGAAGTTGGTGGGAACAGAAATTAAGTTTAATTTCTTCTCCCCGTGAGAGAAATATGTTTAGTTTTACATTTGTGATACAGCTCTGCCAAGAAGGGACATGTATACAGATTGCTGCTTCAAAATGTTTGAGCTGTTATATACCAGTCCTTTTCGCTTTCATTTTAGACGTTTCATTTATTCCTTTCTTCTAGTCAACAACTTTTTCATGGTGAATACGTATTTGTGCGATTTAAACTAACGTATGTTTTTCTTATCAGACGCATCTTTGATTTTTAAGCACCTTTTGTTATTGCTTCGATTAagcttaaaaaagaaagttataCTCTTCATCCTACAAATGATGAGTGCCATGTATATCCAGCTATTTTTAGGCTGTTTGTGACGGTATGAGTATATCAGCGTTCtttgatatattttttaaGCACTTTCGTAGTATTAAAAATGTCAGTCATTTTAAGAATATCAACAGTAGTAGGACAAcattctgaaataaaatccGTTCCTATGAATTCATtacttatttttgtgtttgaagTTATTCTTAGCACTATTCCTACTGCTAATGAGCGTTGAAAAACTCTGTACCCAGTCTCATTATTTGAATCTCATCCTTTTAACGAAGTGGTTTTAACTCAAATTCACCAATTTTTTCAGTCTGCTGAGTTAGGTGTCCATCGAAAAGCTCGTACAGCCACCACTAAACAATATAATGAAGATGACGATATACAACGCGCTCCGGTTGCTCTGGCCACCGTGAAATTACTGCAGAAGGTCCCGGATAGTATTCGTTCGCAGTATTTGCATGGGTGCGTGTGTCATTTTGACGAAGGTCGAGCCTCATCACCTTATGCTTTAttatgatttttcatttttagagtAGTATTGAAGCTGTGTTCTCTCATGATCTCTCGTTCAATGAACGTTCGGGAGACAGCTCGGAAGGTCACTGTTCAAGTTTGTGAGTGTCTTGGTCCACGATATCTGTCGGTTATCATCAAAGAAATGAAGCTTATTATGAACAAAGGTTTCCAGgtactttttttaatctgTTATTTTATGATAAttttggggcgggtgtagcgcagtcgatgagagtgtctgcacgatcaattAGAGGTTCGAGTTTTTTGACGATACTTGTCTTCTACAAATTTTGGGGATTTTACCATAAATTAGATACTTGGCTATGCTATTGTTCATCCGTTCCGCTCTTCCCAGATTTTACTCACGTGACTCCGCCATATTCCAGGTACACGTTATGATTTATACAGCTCACACTTTACTGGCAGCAATGCGTGATGTTCTCAAGCCTGGCGATATGGACGCTTGTCTTGACGACATTCTGGATGTAAGTCAACTCTGCGGTATTTtattagaagaaattctttAACCACTTTTTCCctgtggtatttttttttgtttgcaagaGAAACTCGTACGGAAACGTAGTGCTTGCATAGCTCTTCTCCATTAGTCCTATGCTGTTCCacattatctttattattatcacaCCTCGCACATTACGAGGTTTTAGCCATCTGTTTTCGTATATATTCTTCTTCAGATTATTGTCCAAGAGCAATTCACAGCCGTAGCGGAAGAGAAAGAGGTCGGAGAAATAAAGGCAGAAGTTAGTGAAGCAAAGAAGAATCCAACTCCAGGAACGTTATTATTGTTAGGACGATTTGTTTCTCCTTCAGCTGTAGGATTTTTCCTGAACCGTTTCATGTTAGtattggaaaatttctatttttataacCATAATTACGAATACAGTTGACACTAATTCTTTCTCAGGACTATTGTTGACTCCTTGACTTCCGCAAAAATGATCTCACGTGCAAGAAATCTGCTTTCAATGTTTGCCAGCGGTCTGAAGGACAATCAAGGTAAAGAGAGCAACAAGTGCAGGATTTTAGACGAAGAAAGTGTAGACGAAGAAAGTGTAGACGAAGAAAGAGGAACTGTTGTAAATATCCAGTCCCGtgcggtgtttttttttttgtaatatcaATAGCGTGGGTGTTGATGTTGCTAATCGCTCACTCATTCATGCatttagtttttcaaaatagtGGTCACTTAGAGAAGGATGTTACTGATAACTGGATACACATCTTTGCTTAACATTATTTCCAGGATTGATGTAGGGAAACTTTTAGGTTTCGCACCAACCTCACAGCTAATTCTCATCCATCAAATGCTTATGTCCAACatcgagaaaatgaaaagtgtcTCTGGATCTGAGAAGGAATCAAGCGATTTCCCTGCAGAGGAACACAAAAGTTGCTTGCTTTTACCACCGGtgaagtttattttttgagtaGAATTTTGTTTGCGATTTTACAGCCAGCAGGCgttctttgttattttcacCCACTCAAtacttccttcatttttctcttacacttttcttcattctgcTTTCTTACAGTTTTCCTGTCTATTGCGCTAAATTGAGTTTATTGATAGTATAGGAGACCGACTTACCGCCactcttccttttattttagcATGAACGTTTCAGGAGCCGAAACGTATTGGAGTGCTTGTGAAACCTGTGCTAAAAAGTCGATCTCACATATTTCTAGAATTTGCCCTGCAGTTGTTAAGCGCTCTGATAGCCGGTGTGTTGATAGTACTGAAAAGGCATTTGTTTTCTGCATGTAACACTCTGATTAACGTTTGTAGGTAAACATTTTGATCGGAATGACTCGGATCATATTCAACGATTGGATCCCTTCGTTCCGCTAATCACACAATGTCTTGAGTTCAAGTATGAGAAGGTGAGCATTAAATTCTCCCTTAGTATTCAAAATCCGTTGTACATCTGAAGCttacaatttttcttaatcGAGTTGTTCAACTTTAAAACTAGGATGAGATAGTATAGTGCATAATGGTGCAATGATCATACATTTGCACCGGGATCCAAATGAAATCACACGAGCTTACTGTAATTTAGAAGCTGttccatttattcatttaatttacaaaatctCGCATATTCTTTTTGGCTGATTGTAACTGGTGAAAATATCATTGCGAGCGTAGCTGCCGGAAGTTTCGGTGATGTAATTGTTGTGTATACTTCCCAGTTTAATTAATAGTTCGCTTTTTACCAAGCTGTCCAACTATAGAAACTATGCTGAGCTGTTTGGGACACATTTACTAACCGAAGAAGCTATACAAGATCAATGCATATCAGATAGAAATCCACCTCTGCCGttgaatatttccatttatacCTATTTCCACTAATAACAAGGGGCAGTGGAAGTTACTGAAAGACAATAAATTCGAATATGCGAACCAAACGTCGTTCATGCTTATTGAACGTAGAAATATCGCACCCGGAATGCATTGCTGTAACTTTATATATGGACTTATTTTGACTCAAGCAGAATTTGTTACttttgctgcttctagaaACTTTATTTGCTGACAATAACTCTAGTCGGTTATACGgtagaaacagaaaatgtcaGCTGTAATTAGGCTCTGCTATTATTACTGAATTAAATCTGCTCATATTATTAGATAGGCGGTAACTGCTAATGTCAGTGTCACCAATACGATATCACGAATTAACTTTTGGTTTTCGTtctggtttttgaaaaatcgcaTCATTGCCAACATATTCTTAAGGACTGGCGCTTAACTACAAACGGTATCAACTAAACTACAGTATACAGTTTTGCTGAAAGGAAATAATTCTCTtcaaaagcagcgtatcacgattttgacggaGTGTGGAAGCCACaacgaaagcgtagagttccgGTAGTAAATTGCGGAATCCAGCGAGGTTCCACTCATGTTTTCCAGATcgtcgcaaagaaaaaaaaacgcggaagaggctgtttttttttacagcgattTTCGTTGCAACGCCCtatccttgtgcacgcgccgcgtccgcgtgcgagcggtcgaagatcggtgatgtcttctcacctgCCTATTCAAGCGAAAGCAGTGAAAAacctgctgaggggaccggaacatGCACAAAGAAGCGCCCTCCAACGTACCTTGTATGAAACAAAGTGGTTccccgccgttttttttttaaccacgaTCAGAGAAAGATGAACAGAAACACGCCGGTTTCCGCATACTACTACCCTATGAGTTCTGCACCACATGTGAATCACATTTCGTTGATTTTAACGCCATGAATGCGGCCACAATACGATGTACGGATGGGTCGTAAGCATTTACACCTAAGAAGCAATACGTAATTACTTGGGTAATCCTATTCATGTACTATTGTGCGGAAATGGATATGAAAGCTATCAGACACACGAAAAAAGTTCACTATAGGTTAAAGAAAACCTGTCATGTACGACTATCCATTAGTCATTAGTCTGAGAGTTAAATCGAAATTTTGGGGTTTGcttcaaatattaaaaatgaaaaaaagttgtactGCAAGGGTAAATACTCCTACAACTGACCTAAACCGAACGTTTCATCTGAATCCTCCCctgtagagtttttttttgttttttcgagGTCTGTCATTGAAGtttcattacatttttttgcgGCAGGGATGTTATATCTTTCAGGTCATTTCAAATGCTCTTCGTTGCTTGAATGGAATGCTTCATATTTCACTGccttcagttcagaattcaTTAAAAGCAATATCAGAGAGGTGAGGCGAATTGCTACGTCTCTTCCTCTCTTTAACCGCGCTCTTTTTCCAATATACACTACTTTCAGactgtttttattgttgtcgGAATATTCTGTTCTTGGTAGTGCGGCCAATAAAGAATCTGTACTAGCTTTGAATCAGCTACTCTGCAAAGTAAGTCTCATTGTGTATTTTCGTTCTAGTTTAATTCCAGTAAACttctaaaattccaaaagTCATTCAGTCGTTTACTCAACTCATTATCACGTCAAAGACACCATTTCTAACTGAGAAACACATTTCTTTACTGCTGAGCTATGTGGAAATTGATGTGTTGGATCCTAACAGACAGGCTACTGCATTTGCCCTCATTAAAGCACTTGTACGGAACAAAGTTGAACATTGTCaggtatttttgttgtttatttttgaattttcaatgtATGCCGCAAATACCTATGTAGCTGTATTTTCAGATCGTTGAAGTCATGAAAAAGCTACGAGAATTATCCATAACTTCCACTTTTCCACATATTAGGACTCAATGTAGAGAGGTGAGCTATTCCATTTGCAAAAAGAACTGATCTAGAGGTTTTTGGAAGATGCTAGTGAAGTTGTGAAGAGTTCGTGTTAGAAAATGTTTGTGAAGGGTGTTTTGTGGCGGAAAACGAAAGGCTTACATGAAGGCGAATGTAACGATGTGACCGTTGTGTGACAGTCTAACAACATGCTATCTCTCACTACGAATTTTTAGCACTTTTTAACAGGTGCTTGCTGAGTTTATTGGGAACCATCCATGTTCTGATGATCCACAGAAAAGTATCGAATGGTTTATAGCTCAACTAGCTTATGAACTTGAAGATGGTCGTCTAAGCGCTGCAGATATGTTGAATGCTCTGTTCTCACGACTTCAACCTGTACGTTTTCGTTGCTTCCCAAGTTTATGAACTTTCCATCCACTAAGTAGTTAATGTTTTCCTAGGCGATACTTAATACCTCATGTTTCTTCAATGTTTCTAAAATGGGCACGATGTTATTCAATGAGGAAAGCGTGAAGTGTAGGCGATTCATCGCCGCAGCTCTGAACAAATTGCTGTCGTCTGTGAGCGACTCAGCCCGTGCTGATGTGTTTTCCGCTTGTTCGGATTGGCTTGAGCTGCAAGGAGAAGAACAAGTAAAGCGGATTGACTTTTTGTTTATGTGTCTggatttctattgattttgatTGCAGGAAGGTGCACGTTCCATTGCAATGGATCTATTAGCCCAAATCAGCAAAATCGAAGGTGACGGGTTTGCTTCCCGTTTCAGGACCGTACTTCCTTCGCTGCGGGAAATCATGAAATCAGAATCTTTGTGGTCCGATAACAGGTAGGTAAGACAGTGTAAACAATCTCAAATGATTTGAACTTCTGAGGAGAAACGGAGCGACCTCAAACGATATTACTTTTTACAGTGAACGCACAATCTCCGGTATTTGCTATGGAATAGCATCTATACTGCAAAATATTGGTGAATCGGCACGAGACCTGCTCGTTGCGGAggatttttgtgttctttttggTGAGTGTTGACCTTTTAAGTTGCTGAGCGTGTACAAACATCGCTGAGTTAATGCTATAAAAAAAGGAtgcttctctctttttccttaaCATTGAAGGACTAACTAAGTACAATTTGTGACGaataaagcaagaaaaaaatgtgtgataGAAATTGAGGCGTATTAGCAATTACATTAAGGATCCAAGAGAGTGGAGATTCTTGCATGAAGTtgtataaaaattagaatattAACACGCTGAGTACGACTCATTGCCAGTGGTTGTAGTTCAGATTCTACAATTTCTATATGGCTGTCTGGAACATGAGACTGTTATGTTTTCAGCTGCAGCTGTCTTCGCGGCAAACCCAGTGGTTGAACTGAGATTACTTTCGCTTTTCAGATTCCTTAGAACCTCTGATGAAATGCGTCGGTTCCTCCGCTATTCGCTTGTCTGCTTCGTGTCTCATAGGACAATGCCTTAGTATCTACGATCCAGAATTTGTCACTGCTGAACGATCATCTCGATTGATCACGTGGAGCTGCTGGCAGCTACGTGATAAACTGTTAACCGAAGATGTTTCGCTTCAGGTACATTTTTCTCTCTCCTGAGAAATTGTGTTCCCTGATGTGGACATTACATATCTTCTGCTCCTATTCTCCTGCGTGAATTTCAGGCCTCAAAAATTCTAATGGTTATCTCACGTCATCTAATTGGAGAGGAGTTCACATCATTTGTGGAGAAATTGGCAGGTATTTGCCGATTTGAGATTTCTCACCAGCCGAATGCATCGTTGAAGGTATTAATGAGTGGAATATAGTATTTTTTAGtggaatataatatttttgtagaatattAGAGCGAAACGAACCGACTGATACTATATTTCCAGCGCACAACCTGTTTGAAAATGGCTGCTGCTTTGGTTCTTCATGAGGAGGATTGGTTCAAGGTGGACACAACTGTTGAACACTTCCTTCCTCTGCTAGTTCGTGAAATGAACAGGAAGTCGTCAAAAGGTAGGACAGGTCGCCTCCTTTTGCAATCGGTATCGATGGTGCTG
This is a stretch of genomic DNA from Necator americanus strain Aroian chromosome II, whole genome shotgun sequence. It encodes these proteins:
- a CDS encoding hypothetical protein (NECATOR_CHRII.G5330.T2), with amino-acid sequence MLFRLLLATAVVIKAAIVHPDTPNYLSRKLRDLRMSLTDRVGEFLAAYPQRMFSAMELQGVLSYMIQPYLVDAKNNRDEPIVVAPMSIIKMLASVCAYPSHYHLLALRFAWNERRGTLIELLVSPLSWAGLTPHMLNTIRKALLNLLTLADEQLNYTDLDYENIPLEKSRNYGTSLVVAHIQPIIQFLADAVNSSEMKFSQSNLDLLSKLSIYTPDGDLARNMASTILGHLERKLPREATLKKLLDVLGSLMRTVKGSKEFLRRVGPLFSKVEGRTCREPLVRIVEGLQANPEVSDDIKDLLGLVSDLESWDRSRVDEPDQDRRHAAYARLNDVWRAEKIVSLDVLRIFVHAHFHTYSTVNDISLRTSSAANLRYLIVYFARSAYEEKEKTLLLNSDLIHVVSLGLRSQKDIVREESVKCLVSLIDGFIEHNHLKQLAQLRNTEEDLDFFTNIIHIQYHRRQRAVHRLVEQLSDGKVTISFEVLNKYLIPIVIPYLTNTDSKLSALSDECLRLLKYTMETASWSKYLSCLESWLKHLSQQEDNQKAIVRIIVAVVDAFHFEVADGDETVNEERSNDLRISVRDKLNKEILPRLTKCINGKSAELGVHRKARTATTKQYNEDDDIQRAPVALATVKLLQKVPDSIRSQYLHGVVLKLCSLMISRSMNVRETARKVTVQVCECLGPRYLSVIIKEMKLIMNKGFQVHVMIYTAHTLLAAMRDVLKPGDMDACLDDILDIIVQEQFTAVAEEKEVGEIKAEVSEAKKNPTPGTLLLLGRFVSPSAVGFFLNRFMTIVDSLTSAKMISRARNLLSMFASGLKDNQGFAPTSQLILIHQMLMSNIEKMKSVSGSEKESSDFPAEEHKSCLLLPPEPKRIGVLVKPVLKSRSHIFLEFALQLLSALIAGKHFDRNDSDHIQRLDPFVPLITQCLEFKYEKVISNALRCLNGMLHISLPSVQNSLKAISERLFLLLSEYSVLGSAANKESVLALNQLLCKSFTQLIITSKTPFLTEKHISLLLSYVEIDVLDPNRQATAFALIKALVRNKVEHCQIVEVMKKLRELSITSTFPHIRTQCREVLAEFIGNHPCSDDPQKSIEWFIAQLAYELEDGRLSAADMLNALFSRLQPAILNTSCFFNVSKMGTMLFNEESVKCRRFIAAALNKLLSSVSDSARADVFSACSDWLELQGEEQEGARSIAMDLLAQISKIEGDGFASRFRTVLPSLREIMKSESLWSDNSERTISGICYGIASILQNIGESARDLLVAEDFCVLFDSLEPLMKCVGSSAIRLSASCLIGQCLSIYDPEFVTAERSSRLITWSCWQLRDKLLTEDVSLQASKILMVISRHLIGEEFTSFVEKLAGICRFEISHQPNASLKRTTCLKMAAALVLHEEDWFKVDTTVEHFLPLLVREMNRKSSKDTEELYSISVEVGEVFKKKLGEQIYAAKLAECQKFAILKTEERKRKAKELALTNPEEAALLKRKKNAKKAVSRKRKIDALKPYRVLNRVHAESIRAQRNDDD